The Malaclemys terrapin pileata isolate rMalTer1 chromosome 5, rMalTer1.hap1, whole genome shotgun sequence genomic interval TCTCCTACAGGCTTCTTGTGTGTAACCCTGGACAAAGATGCCTCAgttaaaatgggaacaatactaATTTCCTCTCACCTTTTGTTTTGTCTATTCAGATTGTAAATCCTGCAGGACTGAGACTGTCCCTTACTATGTGTTtgaacagtgcccagcacaatggtaCCCCAATATCAAATGGGATCTGCCCCAGGATGTACCTGCCCTATAGCACCCCCTTCTGGCCAAGTGTGGCACTATAAATGCTGTTTGTCTGGATTTCCCCTAATATCATCAATAAATTCACTAACACTACATAAGGAACAATGCTCATTCTGAGGGGTCTAGTTTATTAACCAAAAAGACCCAATGAAAATACAAGCAAATCTTCACCCCAGCATCTTAGCTGGGAGACAGAATCAGTCTTAGTTTATCCATTCCCACCCAGCTCCAGCAGGGTTCTCTTGGCTTGCATCCCCCTACCATGGAGTCATGCCTACTATCATTAACCGGGAAGAATCCTTCTCTGGAGCCAGAAGCCTGTAGAGATTGGTTAGCTGCAGCTCCTCTGGGGCAGCATATAGTTCCTGATAGACCAGGCGGGCTTCCTGCCACAGTTTGAAGGAGCACAGCTTCCAGGCCTCTTGCTCCAGGCCTCTCCTGCGAGCTCCTCTCCCCAGGAGCTTCCTGTGTCCGAGAACCACTCCAGCTGAGCCCTGGTAATCCACTATCAGACTCATTAGCTAATTAGCTGCCAACCAGCCACCATGGGATTTAATTACTTTCACCTGGGCCTGAGTTGGCTCCTTCTCCTTTACAAGAACCTGTCTCAGGTGGGCTGGTCCCtgactccccttaaagggccgGCTCCCATGATAGGACCTCAAatcactattgtaatacaaatgatGACTAATAATGAATAAGTCAATAGCATGGATAATAAGCACAGGAAAATCCAAATTCCCTCTAGCCGAGTTAAACCTACACTGGGGGCACATAAAAAACTTCACAACACATCGTATTTGTACAGACCTTGTATCCCAATTCTTTAGTCTTTTCTTCTAGCATGACGTATTTCTCTTTGTTTCTGCTCAGATGATCTTTATCGCCCGTTCCCTCCACATGCTTCAGTTTCTGATGGGAAATCTCTAACTGTTTTTGGTAATGATGATGTTTTTCAATTTTTGCTTCAAAGTGTTTCAGCTCCTCCTAGAACAATGAATACACATTTCAGGCTAAATGCGGTCTTCTTTCCGAGgtttcctccctctctttccctgcaGCACATTCCTAATGCTATTTTAATGAGCGTCACACACTGAAAGCCCTTCCAGCGCTCTGCTTCTTAAGACCGCTGGGGTAATGGAACATCATAATCATCCAGAAATTCAGCTTTGAAGAAAAGCGTCCAAACATCAATGTACTGCACAAGCGTCATAGAGGCCATTAATGTCTGAGAGGCGCAATGATACTATGGTGACAAGCACCATGGAAAAGCCTAGAAGTTTCTACAATGCGTTTTTTGCATTCTTACAATTCTTCCAGAGGTCACTTTTCAATATCAGGCCCTTAATGCTCAGAATTAGCTCTTTTCTGATTGGCAGCCCAGCCATCCCCTGATTTGCTGTATTGTTTTACCACAAGCTGTGATGTGCCTGGAATAGAACAAAGTGACAACCTCTTCGACTAGTGCTGAAAGGGGCCAGGTTGACATCAATGACATCTCGGATTTATCCGCAGAGAAGATCTCATGTATACTGTGGCAGAGGCAGCAAAAATGCAAGCTTCCCTCAACACCCAGTTAGGCTCTTGTTGGAGCACTGTTCGAGAGGAACTTTAGTCTCCATGAACTTTCGGGGCTGGCCCTCACTACCAGCAACACCAACTGTTGTGCCAATTATGGTGATGGTTCCCTCTCCGATGTAACACCTGTGCACAAAGACCCAGACTGAAATCCACCTCACTTATTTCAcgtagggcatgtctacactgcagctaggagtgAGCCTGCCAGTCTGGCTAGACAGACCAGTGCTAGCAGGCTAAAACTGACTGTGTGGATGTTGCGGCACTGGTGGAAGCCCAGGCTAGCCACTCAAGCTGGGACCAACCTTACCGCCCAAGTGCGGGTGGCAAGCCCAAGCCTcggctgctgctgcagtgtcCACGCTGCTATGTTTAGCATGCTGGTGTGAGCCCCGCTAACACAAGTTTGTCTCCCAGGGCTGTGATGCTTGTTCCCAGCTGTACTGTAACAAACCCTTACACAATGTTTGACACTAGTTTGACTCGAGTCTAGCTTGGCAGAGTTTTCACTCTGAGctggtgggaaaaaaaacaaaacaaaacaaaaaaacctttgccACTCTAATGGGTCTCCTCCAGCTTTAGAAGCAAAGGTCTCGCTTTCCTCTCAACAGTTCGACTGCAGAGGGAAAGGATTAACCTGTTAACATTCTATTCTGTTTTACACACTACGTGCCACTATATTTTAGCACTGGGTTTGCCTGAAGTTGCTAATCTGGTCAAGCTATTTTCCTTGGATGATGTGCCAACGCAGCACCTTTCCTTATAAAACCTTGTGCGGTTTGCTTTACAGGAGATCAGCCAAAATAACAAACACGAAGGCCTGACCTTAGCGTTAGCTCTTGAGTACTGAAACAAGAATTTCAGCAAATTTCTACCTTTAACTCTTCTTCCCACATTATAAGTCCGTGAAGTGCACCCTGTAATCCTTACCTTCCTCTTTCTAGGACGATACCCCAGCATGTGCTGTGCCGCTGACAGCAGCGGATCTCAGCACTGGTGCACGGCATTTCCCTAAAGGAAGGTTTCTGCCCAAACATTCAGTCTGTTTCTAAACTGTTTCATATTCTTATTTTAGATCCTACTGGTGGAAAAAACGGGAGTTTTCCTTATTCCAGGGACAGATGCCATGGGCCTGATCTACCTCTCCCACTGTTGTGTATGCCTGATCCACAGCTCACAGAGGTCAATGTAATTAAAACATGTTTAACTGAGTGTGGAAATCAGACTCCGTGTTTCtaaggaagaatggtcttgtgggcTGGATGGTGACTctggagatctaggttcaattacAGGCTCTGCCAGATTTTGCACATGACTTTAGGCAGGtagtttaatctctctgtgccttacttactcatctgtaaagtgggcaCAGTAATACTTCCCAGGGGAGTTATGATGGGGACTTTATAAATACACAGATAAAAATTCAGAAGCAGACTTGAAGGCACAGCTCCCCCAGCCACGAATGCAAGATATTGCTGTCCCCAAGCAGTCAGGGAAACAGGACAAGCAGGCATGGTATAAACTAAATAGAGATATTTTTAATTTCAtcattaaaaaagccaaaaaatgCAAGCACGAACACCACAGTAATTCATTTATCAAAAAAGGCATTCACACTGAACAGGATCGCTGTGCCTCTCTGGGTTAGCTGTGCACTGCTCCTTCCCATGAAATGACCAAAAAGTAACCCTCCCACAAGGGGCAAAATAACAGCCTGGTGGGGAAGTTAGCTAGCTGGTGTTTCTTGGTTTTAGTTTCCATCCTTTCCATTATTTCCCAAAGTATTAATTACAATTGGGGATTAGAAGATGATGATTGGAGAGGTGATCTGTTTGCACAAAATAAGGGCCCACTGTTATCAACAGTTAGGTGCATGTGTAACTTTACTCCTATGAGGTTCCACGACAGTCCATGGAGCTACTCACATAAGTAAAGTTACATATATGCttcagtgtttgcaagattgggtccCAAGTTTGGCTCTTGATCATGGTGAATGAAGAATAACAGGAGGGAAAAGGGTGCATTACCACATCCTGAACGTAGTGTACATAGCGTTTCTTAATGTTGAAGAGAAAACCCTTATCTAAATTCTATCTTACCCGAAATGATTCGAGTTCTTTCTCAGTAAAGTTGGCTGATTTGGCCATGTCCCATAAGTCAATCACTCTGGGTTCTTCAAATTCTAAACCAACAGACACAAAACATAATTATTTTAATGCTTAAGTTGTTAATATTTGATACCATGTTAACATGACTAATTAACAGCAACACCACATGGCTTTACATGAGAAATGGGCATACACCGGCACTGCATTACTGAGCAGGTCTACCTAGATGGAGGACAAATCCTGATATTTTACTTAGATGTTTAGTATGGTAGATATGGGAcctttacaaaacaaaaccaaaaggagACACACACACCTTGTTTATGGTCTCCATTACCCTCTCTGCCTTCATGGTAAATGAAATGAAATCCCAGCTGGTTTCTGTTGGGTGGGCTTGGAAGACAGGAGTGTCCCCCATCCTATTCCCTGCATTTAACCCTCCCCGGGTATCCAGAAATGGTGATGGTTTCCCCTAATGATTATTaggatttattttttgtattgtaaTAACGCCTAGAAGGTCCAATCAGAATCAGCGCTCCATTGTGAAAAAAACATCCTTCCCCATAAGGGGAAGTTCCAGTGGCAGCAGCCACTGGGGCAACTCTGGCAGCATGGCATTACAGGAGCCATGCTGCAGAAAAGCTCTAAGTAGCCAAAAGGGAATGAGTACCCACAGGGTCTCTGCAGAGTTGGCCCTGAGACCCCATAGATCTCTGAGAAACATGCAGATTTGGAGAGAATCAGAGGCAAACCTCCTGGTCATTTTCAGGGACAATGGTTTGTTCCACTTTCTCACTCAACCAAAAGGCACAAGGAATGGAAGCATCATGAGAACCTGTTTCCTGTCCTATATGAAGGGCCTCTGTAGACCAggtgttctcaacctttttctttctgagcccccccaacatgctataaaaaaatCCACGGCCcgtctgtgccacaacaactggttttctgcatataaaagccagggagatggtagggggtagcaagcagggcaattgcttggGGTCTCATGCCACAAGGGCCCCTGAGAAGCTAAGTTGCTCATccttggcttcagccccgggtggcagggctcagggccctaggcttcagccccatacagaggggctttggctttctgccatgggccccagtgagtctaacactggccatgCTTGGTGGACCTCCTGGAACCTTCTCGCGAGCTCCCCCCGAGGAGGCCCCGGaccccgggttgagaaccactgctgtagatgaCAAACAGGGTACTTGGACTGTAAAATCAGCACTTAAACAGAATAGGCTAATGCGTCCCTTTAAATACCCCATGTCTGTTGTCAGCACTTTGTACAAAGCTCCTTTGGATTATAACTGGTTATTTACCTACTGACTTCTCATAAAACTGATTACAAATGAATGTGAAACAGAGTGAATCATACCACTGGCTGGGTCATATCCTTGGTGGCTGATTTTACGTAAACGATCAAGCCCTTGATTGATGCTTCGCATTTTGTCTTTGAGTTCTGTGTGTTTGCCATGCAAGATTTCCTCTTTGAATTGGTCCTCTTCAGATGGATTGATCATATTTTTGTGGATTTCTGTTATCAAaatacaaacattaattcataATAGGCCAAATTCCGAGAGGACAGAAGTACCTGCAAATTCCAGCAAGTTGGATGGGAGCAGTTGGGGCGCAGATCTTATCAGCACATGACCCACTAGTAAATTAGCATAAATAGTGCACTTTAATAACACTGATTTTTAAGAGTGTTTGCTTCTCAATCTACGTGCTTTGGACAGGAGCAGTGCAGAAATATTTTATCATATATAATACATAAATCAGGTCAACAATGTCAATAAGAAGATCCAGAATTCTATTGCCCTATTTCCTGAAAAATCCCTACAGCAGCACAACAGCATTGCCCTAGGGAACAGGAATATGGGCGGAACACTTCTGAGACCTTGCTAAAAAGGCTGCTGGAATGCCCCAAAGGGGCTGTTAGCAGCcaggcataagttagagcagcctcaggtgGTCTAACCTGTGCCAGGTGTGGCGTGCCAGGCAGCAAGCTGACCTCTGGTAGCCTTAGCTGGAGGTAGCACAAAGTGGCATAAAGCCGCCTTTGCTCCCATCCTCTTGGGTCCAGCACAGACCTTAGCTGTGAAGAACCTAGCTCGTCACTGCTCTAGCCGTAACTCCATCCTTCCTCCTCAGCTAGAACCCAGATCTGATCCCCCCCGCTTGCACATTGGGCGCCTCCATGGACCTATTTTCCACTGGATCAGGGCCCAACGGCTTGAACAGGGGCTCAGCACTTGCTGATATTTTCCCAAAAGCCATAATGAATTTATTTTGCTAAGCTGACAATCTCCTTGCTCACTGAAACACATGCAGGTGTTATAAAACAAAGAACAGCAACGGTTCCATTAGCTATAGAGATTCTTGGCAGAGGATACAGACTTGTGCCCTGCAAGTATCTGAATGGCAGCATCTGCAAAGCAATCCTAATATAAACCTAACAATCCGTCTTTAGGATTTTAAAGATACTTTAAACCAACTGAGCAATTGGCAGAGAGAGGGCTGCACTGCACTGGAAACATCAGACAAACATTCAGACACCTTCTGTTCTGCTCACAGTCTCTAACAGGATATTATATTCGTGAATCTTTTCTTTGTGATGCTTAAATTCCCGCCACAGCTTATCCAGCTCCTGATCGGAAAACTTCCCAGAGGTCTTGGCCTGAAAGAAATATGAACGAGACAGAAACTATAATCCTTTTTCATTTCCGAGGCCAAGTGATGCTACATACACTCACTTGCCAAATAAAATTcccttcacatttaaaaaaacaatgatTAGGTCAAGCTTCCCTTCAAAATCTCTTCATTTTATGTCTCATTGTGTCTTAATATTAGGGCAGAACATAGACTTGGGCTGAAATCCTGTCCTCACTGAATTCAACGGGAGCTTTACCAttactttaatggggccaggatctcaCCAACCAAATATCCAGAGACATGATGaaaattgttatttattattattggtattattGTAGAGCCTAATATCCCTGTCACACACATTCCTTAGGAAGCAATCAGTCAGTTATTGATGTAAGAGACATGAACTGCACACCTGAATGTATAGGGTTTGTTTCCACTAACGATTTAGACTGACACATAAGGAGAACATCTATTCAAGAGCTCTCATTCTATTAGCAAGTAAATACCGTACTGTGTGTCATGTCCCTGCTCTGCACCAAGCTGTTTCCCATTGTACTAGCTATTCGCAGTTAGAGAGGCACTCGATGTGCTTCCCTGGTAGGaggatggatggtgctctgtTTTTCTTCCCACAGGTTAAAAGTGAAATCTTTTGATATTTGTACAGAGCCAGAGGCTCAAATTTTGTGTAGGGAATTCTTCCaagtgattttgttgttgttgccattTCTCAAAGAAGGGCACTGTCAGGTTCaatttgattttattaaaaaaaaccaaccaaaccaaaaaataaaaaaacttccTTTGCTGTTTTACTTACACCACCGTGATAAGCAATTGATAAAGcgaagaatttaaaaaacaaatctactTTTTACTAATTATTTCCTTTTTGCAGGTTCTTCCAGTCTGTTGTTACTGCCCAAACTGGAACAGTTCTTGTTTTCAGGCACTAGCGCGAACTCTGGAAGGTTTCACTCACGAACActacagggtgggattttcaagtgaaaaaaatcctttataattgtttttttaaataattctatgAAATATTTCTAATTAAGTTTAGccatttaaacaaaaccaaacccaagGTACACAGCCGTATCCCTGAATGTTCatacagagtgaaatcctggcccctgtaAAGGcattagcaaaactcccattgacttcactgtcaTCAAGATTTCACCCAGATATAGTGGGTGTAACAGGtacaatggaccagatcctctgaGAAGAGAAGTACCCTCAACACCCAATGATTTTGGTGGAAGGTGAGGGCACTCAACATGTCATAGCACCTGGCACAGTGTTTGGAAACAGAGTTCTAAAGCTTCTCAGTCCAAGTCAGGGGTTTCTAGAAAACTTAAACATACACTTGAATGAACATTTACTTCATACACTGAAATGTCCAGAAAATAAACACACCTTGCTCCATAATTTCTCCAGTCTTGGATCATCTAGCACATCACTTTCTGTGCCATCTTTAATGTAATTGGTATCTACTAGTTGGGCATCTTTCTTTCCATTCATTCCATATTTAGTCATAATTACTGTAAGTGAAAAACAAGAAACATTAGAACCAATAGGAGATGGTTCCCCTTAACCCCCCTGGAACCGCTTTCCTGAGAGTCTGTGGAATCCATGCCCACTCAATGAGGTGTTCTATCTTCCTCTACTGGTAGCAGGGCCACATATAGAAGTGGATGAGCCAGCTATAGCTTTGGCTAACAGAGCTGGGTCTTTTAGGTCAGGCAGCAGAGGCTCATGCTTtaagatccagaggtcccaggtttgatcccctTACTGATGACCCACCCAAGAGCATGGCGTTACATCTCTGCCCTCTCCTTTGAGTCTCTCCTTAAGACACACATCTACCATGAGGCCCATCAATCCTGGATCTTCCCTGAAGAAagctaacaaaaataaaataccataCAAACCAGATCAAAGAAAAAGCATGGAACAAAATACTTGCTAAACAGCTCCATTTTCACCTTTTATTTTCCACGAGTCTAtacattaacaaaaaaaaaaaaaaaaaaaaaaaaagactatctTCAAGGTAAGGTGTTTGTCGTCTGAATTGTCTGCAAAGCACCTAGCCCATTTTGTCCACAGAAATGTCAGTTTcacacagtgctttgaagttgcaaaGTCACTTTCATTCAGCACATACTGAAATGGGATACAGAAATTCACTCCC includes:
- the LRPAP1 gene encoding alpha-2-macroglobulin receptor-associated protein isoform X2, yielding MCQQLPAARTSRSSVGPRQAGSLPEPCCATGREPPVLHLSAVKLAELHSDLKIQEKDELSWKKLKAEGLDEDGEKEAKLRRNLNVIMTKYGMNGKKDAQLVDTNYIKDGTESDVLDDPRLEKLWSKAKTSGKFSDQELDKLWREFKHHKEKIHEYNILLETVSRTEEIHKNMINPSEEDQFKEEILHGKHTELKDKMRSINQGLDRLRKISHQGYDPASEFEEPRVIDLWDMAKSANFTEKELESFREELKHFEAKIEKHHHYQKQLEISHQKLKHVEGTGDKDHLSRNKEKYVMLEEKTKELGYKVKKHLQDLSSRLSRGLQHNEL
- the LRPAP1 gene encoding alpha-2-macroglobulin receptor-associated protein isoform X1, whose translation is MSAVWELLALSSSLLLVVLAQGGKYSREVNEAATAGSPKRQEAGEFRVVKLNQIWEKAQRLHLSAVKLAELHSDLKIQEKDELSWKKLKAEGLDEDGEKEAKLRRNLNVIMTKYGMNGKKDAQLVDTNYIKDGTESDVLDDPRLEKLWSKAKTSGKFSDQELDKLWREFKHHKEKIHEYNILLETVSRTEEIHKNMINPSEEDQFKEEILHGKHTELKDKMRSINQGLDRLRKISHQGYDPASEFEEPRVIDLWDMAKSANFTEKELESFREELKHFEAKIEKHHHYQKQLEISHQKLKHVEGTGDKDHLSRNKEKYVMLEEKTKELGYKVKKHLQDLSSRLSRGLQHNEL